In Scomber japonicus isolate fScoJap1 chromosome 3, fScoJap1.pri, whole genome shotgun sequence, the genomic window ATTGTTTAGAAATTATAGGAATATTTAAAGTTAACACCAAAGTCAGTCTGTTTTCATATCCTTTCTAAGAGCTGTGTTTTAGCAAATTTATTCCACCATATATGAAACAGTTTTACAGTTTGTTAGAGAAAATCTGTCGCTTTAAATCTCACATGAACGAGTGAGactattcattattttgataataaaactTGTATAAAGTCTCAAGTGATATGAAAATCTCAGACAGACTTTGACAGTCCCATTAAGTGCTGAACAAGGAATGCACATAAAGATACACAAAGATTtttctaaaatatattaaaacaaaaaaattgacaCACAAATATTCTCTTACAGTCCCAGGGGGGTACACAGTTTTCTACTGGGTATGAGTATAAGGTTTCAGGAAATGCACCACTTGTGACTCACGATGGCTTGTCACCTTCTTTCTTCAGACGGctgcagaaaacagaaacaaatgttAGTGAACACTGTGCAGCTGGCTGAGTACcacattttacacatgtttCAATAATGTTATACTTTCATCACTATTATAGTAAATATGACAGAAAGTAAGAAGTCCCAATCACTTAAAAATTagacatttcttttttattgtttattttttacttgtGCAGTCGATACATAGTATCAGCTCTTGGTGCAACTATGATTACAGTTTGTCCAGTGATCTGTTGTcccctttaaatatatattttaactaaATTACTCAAGTTCTTTAAGACCTCAGTTTAGCTCTGCTAAGATATATCCTAAAACCAAACTTTTCCAACACTGAAAGACCTCACCTGTAATAATCTTCCTGACTGGGTAAAGGGCCTCCATGCAGGTGATGCCCATGCAGCCACTGCTGCTCCATCGCCatcctctgcagctctgcagatTGTGCATGCATGGCCTGGAGCTGGTGCGCAGCAGACATCTGAGGAATAGGACCCTGCAGCTCTCGTGGATATGCAGCTCCTATAGAGAGAACAAGTATAAAAAATATCAGATTGGACGAGATGGACTCAGAATGCAGTCGAGTCACAGGCTGTGTGTACCTCTGAAATTAACATTACGTACCAAACAAAGGGTGGCGCAGCATCTCATGATCATGAGGAAGATCACTGAGTAAAGGGTTGGGGATAGGGCCACCAGGGAAGGGGAACCGGGCCAAACGTGGTCCTGGAGCCATGGGATCCACTAGAGGATGAGGGCTCGAACCTGTatgaagaaacagagaaaaacagtaaatatgaaCTGCATCTCTCCCGACTTCTCAAAGTCCATGATGTTGAAATGTCCAGCCTCACCTTGACCGAGGGGATCCTGTTGGTGCAGGTGAAGGTGAGAGTGAATGTGAGAGTGCTGGTGATGATGTGGCGTCACGTTGAGCATCTGCAGCCTGGTCGCGGGGTCTGCCACGGAGGCCATCCTCTCTGCGTGAAGCCTCTCTGCAGTTAGTCGCTCAGCGTAACTCAGCTCCGGGCGCAGCTGAGGCCCCGCTAGCACCATCCTCTCCCGCTCCAGATGGTTCAGCCCAGGGTGGAATTGTGCGAAGGGGTGTGGAGGCCCGGGTATGTGGGGAAGAGCCAGCGCTCCGTGTCTGGCAAAATGCTCCATGGGGTTGGCAGAGGGGTGTAAGGTTTCCAGATCTGGGGGTTTGACCTCGTAACCGGGCTTCATCCTCTCGCGGAGTTCCCTCTCTCGGAGGTTCCTCAGCTCACGCTCTCTGAGGCTGGGCTCTGCGCTGTACAGGCCTGGCATGTGGTAGGCCAGCAGCGGGTCCCCGGGGCTCAGTGACACGTAGAAAGGGTGGTTGCGGTTTGTGGGAGACATGACATGGGGGCGGGCGTATTCACTCAGGGTGCGAAGGGCTGGTGTATCAGGGCCAATGTAGGGAGGCACAGCAGCTACAGTAGTGGGTGGCTGCTCAAAGGAAGGGCGTCCGTGGGCTTGAACCGTCATCTGAACTTCACTCATACGACTGTCATGGGAGGAGCTGGAGGCTCTCTGTAAGCAAAGACAGTGTGTGAGATAACTCAAACATGTTCTATTTAACAGAGaagatgctaaaaaaaaacaggaattaaATGAATGTTAAGCTCACAGCGTTTCTGTCAgcctctctttctcgctctctttctctgtccttctcccgTTCACGTTCTTGTCGAGCACTGAGCTCGGCCTCTCTCCTGGATTTCTCCACggcctcctccctcttcttggCCAGCTTGGAGGATGAAAGCGGTGTGAAGAACAGGTCTGTTCTGGCACACGAGTTGTAGCCACGATCCAAGTGTTTGATAAACCTGAAAGTAAGTGCTTTTATTAGTATGACTAATCAATTTCATTCACACAAATCTCAACATGATTCATTCAAAAGCTGCAGTGCTTTTGCCACTACACGAGATGCTCATTGACTGAACACTGCCCAAGACTAATGGGTGTTAatctttatctatttatcttttatttacattttgaggAACATGAAGCCACTTAAACTGAGTTTTGTAATTTTGGTCAGTTATTAAATGAAATTTCAGGCATCGACTTTGCTGCTGACATTTGCATACTAATTCAATCTTGAAGAACCAGCTTTACAACATACTTCATGGAACCATACCAGCAATCAGACAggttttcaaacacacacacacacacacacacacacacacacacacacacacacacacgtaagtCCCTTGTGGTGTATTTACATAGACTTCCATTAATTACCTGGGGACTTACCCTAACTTTACACAACTTTTGTATGCAACTGCCAAACTTTTCCCCAATCAACTGGTCTTCAGTCTAGTTTGTGGCcctgaaagtgacttaagtcAAACCCCTTTTAGCAATTTGTTTTCAAACACAGTGGTATATCTGCTTTCACAACAGTACATATGAATGCCAAAACCTTCCCATTTTCACAAGAGGAACAAAATGTTTCCACAAGATCACATCCGTGAGACTGAGACATACCGTGCCGACTGACTGGCATGGCTTGCTATGTTGCTGATGGTGGGCTCTGGCGAGGGACTGCGTGGTGGAGATGGTGGGCTTTCAgctacttcctcctcatccagCGGCTCTTCTTTAATCTGAATTTGTGATCCTCCTGCAGTAGTGGTCGTTGACGGCCTCAGTGGAAGAGGCGGAAAAGATGACTGGAGGCTGGGGACGGGGCAGACAGTGGATGATGTTACAGAGGTGAGGGGGTGTGAGGCTGCACCAGATGGATTAGAAGAACTTGAGTTCTTTCCAGGGTGGGTCTGCGCATGAAAGATCACTGGAAGTTGGGTGGGAAGTGACTGCATTGGTAAAGGCTGTGGCATCATCtgaagagggggagggggagcaCCTGGAGGATGCTGGTTGGGCAGTGAATTGAGGGGCTTcagagcaggtggaggagggagattgGAGGGCATCTGGGGGAAAGGTGTAGCAGCCTGGTGTGGCaattgtttgtgtgaaggtggaATTGGAGTAGTGGGAGGAGGCTTGATTTGTGGGCCAGAGAGAGGAGGCTGGGGGAGCTGCGACTCCCTAAAGAAGGGTGGGGGTCGCTGGGGCGCCTGAGGCTGTGAAGCCACAGAGCTAAGAGCAGGCGGGACCTGAAATGCCAGTGGGTCCTGACCCAATGCTGATGGTGGACCCAAGACAGAGTGGGAGGTGGGCTGTGGTCGGCTGTTTGGGCCCACTACGGCAGCTGACTGACCAGCGGCTGACTGAGGGGCGtctggagagggaggaggggggctcTGAGCAGGGTCAGCAGAGGGGGTGCTTTGCTGTGGCTGGGGAGTGACAGGAGGGCCCTGAGACGGGAGGGTCTGCGCGACCGGTGTGTCAGGCAGGACAGCAGCCGGGGGGACCGGCTCTGACGGGACACCGTTGGGCTGAGCAGAAGAGTCGGAGTCGCTCTCGTTGCCCTGTTGAGGGCTGGGAATGCTGGGAGAGGAGCTGCGGTTGTCCTGATCGATGTCTTTGGTGTCACTGCTGCCATCATCCTGAGCACTGCGGCTTTCTGAAGAGCTTTCCTCCTCGACCTCGGCCTCTACCTCTGACCGGGAGCCCTGAGGATCCTGGAGGAGGACACAAAACTGGATCATGTTCATTTGCATCTTTCTGTACAGACATGTTATTATGTAAAATGAGCTACCAAGAAGCAACTCTTTACACTTTGAAACTAACTGCAGATTTTCCTCTGAGATTTAAAGACTGATAGATGACATCTTACACGTTTTAATGCAACAGAACAAAAGTTGTTCATTTGGTATTTGACATTATAATGCACACAGTGTTTTGTTGCTGCTTTCTCACCTGTGTCTTCGGCCTTTTAGGTGTAACTTTTTCAGGCTCATCCGGCTCCTGAGCAGGATTCTCTCTCACACGCTTTGTTGTCTTTGGTGATGCAACCTCGTCTTTAATCTTCTGTTGACACAGCAAAATATTTACAGTCGTATCAGTCACACAAAGGTGATGATGATTTATTGACAAACCCAAAGAGTTATATCCAACATGCTAATAACATGCTGTGTAAGATATGTCCTCATGTGACACATTGTGCATGATATAAAGTCAGGTAGATTCACAAATAATATACACAATGTAGGTAAAGATACATTTGCAtttctttgtcatttgtcacaaagtttctttctttatttcttaaaaTACATCTGCAACTTTATTGACTGGCAGTCTGGTAACCATCCAAGCCATTGTTTAATTGAAATGACTCCAGCCCATAAAATGGTATTCACACCAGAAAACTGTACGTCCTGTAATTAATAGTGGAGCTGTTATGAAACTCTTGAGATCAgttctgttgtctttttttctgctacaatgtcaacatattttatttggCATCATCATTGCCAATATCAAACTAACTTTATGTCATTAAGGTACAGGACGATGTGTAgattatgtttatatgttttaatgtgtataCAAACCTTGTTTGTCTTCTTTGTGGACTCATTCTTGCTGTCTGTAGAAGATGTTCTCAAAGAATGAGAAACTGCTCCACTTGGGGAGGTCTGGCTGCTGGACTGCTGATCCTCACTGGTGGGGGAGCCTGTGAGCCTCCTGTGGCCGCTTCTTAAAGATGACAGCTGCTTTAAAAACAGTCACAAGTATATATGTTAAAATGCAGGCAAGAAAGACAAATGtctctttgtttttaatttcaactttcatatttgttttgtgttaaaTTCAATACGACAGTaaaattgattatcaaaatgttGATTTGACTACAAAATGAGATTTTTGCATAACCATCTCCATGCAAATGTTCATTACTAGCAGTTAAGATAGCTGATGTGTCTCATTCCAGAAAAGAGGTGACACCTCGGGCTTACCGGTGCTCTGCTTCGTCGTGTCCTCATGCCATGCTTGCTGttcacctcttcttcctctttaacAGGTTTAAACATGAATGGAGCGCCAGCAGACTTCTGAGATGGTGGCAGACAGCCGTGTTTGTTTTCATATGTGCGGCAGGACGTGCACAGCAAGGGGTTATCTCTTCCTCCTTGGTGCCAATCCTTAGAACCTGTTGGAGAAACAGCTTTAGGTAGTTGGGTTATGGTTAGGATTAGGTTGTCACACCTCTTTTAAAGTCCTTTCTGAATTCAACACTTATCTTAGCTCTAAACACTTTAAGAAATCTATGAATGATTattgttaaataaaatactgaacTCTTcccaaactgaaaataaaactcACTTGTTGCACCACAGTGGCTGCAGCTCTTGACTTCCTGCTCACTGTCCTCACTATCAAGATCATCCTCACTTGCAGAACTTGCATCCACTGCAAAGATACAAAGATCAGCTTAGACAAACACCAATTTCAATGACTAACACACTCATGGCTGCACAACTGTGAACAAAATTCACTTTCATGaatggggggaggaggggacaGACACATCTGAGGAATAAAAGTAGTCCCTACCTGAATAATTTCGAGTCGGGGTGTTGAcaggagctgctgcagagcgAGTCTTTGCCTTACGAGAGGATGGCTGTCGGCGTTGCTGTCGATAAGCTCTTGTTCCTGCAGCCTCAGGAGTTTTCTTCCAGTGGTAATAGAAAGTGATCAGCTCTCCCTAAAGATAAGAACACAGATTTTTAGTAAGTCATGCTTTTTGTGGAAATGACGCCAACATTTAATTCCTGCGTGCATGAAACATTCTTTTGTAAGCAAAAACGAAGTGTTTAATTACAGTCTTTTTGCTGGGAAGAAAGTCTTTCCGGATCCTGAAGAAATTCTTTCCGTACTGTCTGAGGCCTTTGATGAAGCGTTTCTGTGGGAAAAAAGGAGATCGGGGTGGATAAAATCTAATGATGATATGTTGGGAAACAAAAGAACAATTAATGCTATGATTCACAGTAGCTTTTATTAAGGATAGATCTGAAGTTATCACTATAGCTGAAATACTCTTCAACCATCTTCTGTTTAAAACTGATGTAGTAGTTACATAGCACAGCTTTAGAATTACAGTGTACACAAAGTGAGGGATTTGACTACTGAGCAGTGGAGAGGTCATGAAACAACATAAGTTCTGATCACTGAAAACAGCTACTGAATGGATCTTGTAGTGAGATTAGTTTGTGAACTGTTATTTCCAAGGTCAAGAGTGAACTTTCAAGCTCATATCTAAAATCCTTAAACAGCCTTAAAGCAGACTCATCTTCAAGGATTTCATACGCCTGCACACAAACTAAGAAACGATCAGCACTGACCTTCAGCGCTGTGTTACTAGCTAAAGACGCCTCACCACATCATCCTCCGACCAGCATTTCTCAATAAGCTTCGGCAGAGGCTTCTTAACCAGACGCTGGAGAGCCTTTGCTGCATCATAATGACTCGCGTGCAGCTAGaattgagaaaaaagaaaaaaaagcagtttgtaAATTTGCAATGCAATAGTTAATATTCTTTGATTGAAATAGATAATGTTGAGTGTAATTCACCATGTTGAGTGCGTTGAGTGTGGTATCATCACGGGACGCCGCCAAACATCCATCCTCTGTGGATCCACCGTCACACATCCCTGCAAACGCTGCCATGCTCCTtgaaaaatagacaaaacaGATTTCTGATGTTATTCAAGATCAgtattaaaactgcatttttacatatttaatgtttaattttctgTGTGATTCATATTCCCTGAATTAAAATCAGATTGAGGGAATAAGTTAAATGGAGAAAGTGGACAATAACCAGGTTGAATAGAATTTAAATTTGACACTTGTCTCACTGGAGCCATTTACTCAGCAGtatttaacaaacacaaaagcTGATAAAAGAACAATGTGTGTGAAGCCCTGAACAAATACATCCGCCACCACACAAGCAACATGAGGGATAGTTTGACAGTTAAGGATGAAGTAAATCCAGTGTGGTTGAACATTTCTCTCACCACTTCTTTCTTGCTTTAATTCACCTTAATCTTTAGTCATTTCAATTTAGTCTGGTGCAAGAAGCACAAACAGAAGAACACTCACGAGACATGAATTACACTTAcattgatttaaatgtattacaaACAGCTCAAAAGGAAGCTTAATCACACTGGCATTCACATATCCAGACTAagccttgttttgttttgcatgcACTTCCCCATTGTGATAACATTTTGACTCTAGTTATGTCAGAGCAGAGGTACTGGTTTTTGTTCTTAATATCTAATAGTTTCGTTATATACCAACATAGGGTTTGTTTAGTAGCAACAAGTAATCTCGTCACAGTTGTAGAAATGCtataaacacaaacatccaGGTTATATAGTAAGAGCAATATTTAGTGAAAATGTTGTCaccttttgaaagaaaaatgccAGCCTTTATATTTGACTTAAGACTGTCAAAGTTCATGTTCTGCACTGACCCAAGTGCAGGTAATAATCACTGACCTGGCGGCTCTGAGGTACATGAGAAGGTCGCAGTCATTGACCCCGGGTGTCCACATCAGATCCTCACTCTCTGTCTGAATCTGTAAAGCAGGCGTGGGCCGCGGCTGCAACTCCGGGAGCTTTGCCTGCAGAAAAGCCAAAGAAGAGACAAAATCTAGTGAAGAGATAACGTAAGAAGACAACACACTGTGTGCCCTgctcagatttatttttaataacagGTGCAATTAGGGTGGCtgtaaacaataataatgatatttccaaaaccaaaactaaaaaTTATTGCAATTTTACGAATGGTTAAATTTACTACTAATCAACTGTATCAAAACAAGTTTGGTTAATTGAGGATATAAAAATCAAATGGATTTTTCTGGTTTGACTTTATTATCTGAAAAGGAGCTTTACACAtgatacatttaatatattttatgacATAAACATTCTAACATCCTTACTGTATGTCGTATTAGCACTAAATCACACTGAACTGACAGATCTAATCAatttataatgattaataaGCCATTAGAGTCTATACTATTAAGGCAAATTAGCCAAAAGCATAAACTCTCATTATACTTACACAAAATAACAACATGACAATAttcagaaatatacacaaaGAATGTCTTGGTACAGATGAAACTGTTTCTGTGGACTGTAAACAGGATACAAATTGTTATAAATGATTGTTCAGGTCTTGCAGGGTGTACCTGATGACTTGGTCCCACTCGGATTTCGCCCTGTGTGCTGTTCAGGCTCCTGAAATGAAGAAGATGATCAGCAGCATTACATTTCAGTAGCTCCATTGGCACCAATACATCAGCTGTTAATGACCCTATAATTAACGCTGTACAGctcatgattattttcattattgaataATCTGGCCATTAGttacttgattaatcaattagttgtttggtctgtaaaaGATGAGATACTTTGTTGTCACTGTACAATACAATGAAATGTCACTTGGGCCAAATTTTTAGATGCCtaattaagaaaagaaaaatattttaaatatataaacacaatataGTATGGAGAGAATGAATGAGAATATAAAATAGatacaaacaaaatatatacacagaatatataaattaaaatgttgagtACTAGGAGCATTGCATATATAACAGATGATCACACTATATTGCACAGAAAGGATTATAGTTTAGGGACggcatgaaataaataatggaaCAGTCACGGTGGTTGATAAATCATCCCATTACTGAACTTCAGGAAAGGTAAGACGTCTAATAAACCGTCACAGTGGTTGAGATACGATGCAGTCAGTGCTAGTACGAACTGTTGCACAAGATCAACACGTATAGGTTTTTAAATATGTGTCATGTAGCTGAGGTCCAAATATGGATCACTGTTTACAAAAACCCAAAGTGACATCCTAAATGGCCTTGTttagtgtactgtatgtaccaGCGCTAAAACACACTGAGCTGACAGATCTGATCAatttataatgattaataaGCCATTAGACTCTATACTATTAAGGTAAACGTGCCAAGAGCATACACTGCTTTACTTTACAAAAACCGTCCTCTAAAGTTTGAGGTTTTCAAAGATATTTCTTCATCCAAAATAGGTTTAACTTttagacatgaaaatataacaatgaATTAATAGTGATGAGGCCCagatgtcagaaaattgtgaaacaTGTGGATCACTATTTCCAAAAGCCCAAGGTGAGTGTTTTGTTTAGTGTTTAATGTCATAGAGAACTAAAAAGCagaacatatttacatttgagaggcCGGAAAtagagaatttggacattttatcTTCTAAACTGACTCCGaacaattaatcgattatcaaatGAGTCCATGAATGCGCTAATCGTTGCACCTCCGGTACAGTATGTCCACAGAGGTGTGATCAATATGTGTTAAGTTCAGCTGTAGTCAGagtctcttccctccctctgagCACTGATTTCAGCAGCAGAAAAACATCCCGCCCCTCCATCTATGGGAACCAATCTCAGCTGCGACCTGCGACGTTTCCTTATATTACATGAATGAAATCCGACGCTAGCCACCGCAAAAGACTGTCAATCAATCATACATGAGctgctaatttttttttacgGTCACCATTACGAGAACAGTGTGTGCTACTTAGGAGATCCTCGCAGGTTTGACAGTCACACAGTTaaaagtacagtatgtgatCGATAATAAATATCGATGTTAGCATgcaccgcacacacacatacacacacacacacagataaatagagagGGAGCCATGTAAATATTCACGTCAAGCCCGAAGGAATTAACAGCCGACCCACTTAAGAGGTTTGCGGGCGATACATAATATTAAAGcacattattaaaatgttaaagccGTGTAGCTAACACGGCTAGCTGCTAACGACATTAAGGCTATGTGTTATTGGGGCTAGCTTGTTAGCCAGACGCCAACTTCGTGACCACTGACACTCCGACTATTTCACACAAAACGCCTCGCAAAGTAGCGCCAcgaaagattaaaaaataaaacacaccgctaaaaaacaacaaccatgcacacacatatttaatgCACAACAACAATCCCGATTAAAAAAATGCAGACGGTGAGTTAATAATCAAGTTACCTCCGAGGACTGAACAGGTCGTCCATGTCGAGGGATGTTTGGATGTGGCTTGTTGACACTCCGCAGCGCAGTgggcgacacacacacacacacacatacacacacacactcacgtatacacacacatatacacactcactgtGCGGAGCCCCTATTACATGGCTATTCAAAATGGAGGCGGTGTAGTGGAGGGAGTCggtctattttttttctttccccagTGCAATGACCTCAGCAGCCACAGCTAAGCCttcaaagttgtctgggtgtaCATAACTGAGCATGTGCCGCGgatcagcagcagctgcagcagcaggcgGCGGGTCtgcccatcatcatcatcatcatcaccctcatcatcatcaccctcatcatcagctgctgcagctgctgtaaACAGGCGTCCATGAATCAAACAACACATCACACTAAACGTGATTATGTAAGCAAGTTATTTTAACCTACCGCCGACACAGACTGCCCTGCTGACAATGAGCATAGAAAAgtatgtttattttctatttacaGATATAATTTTAATATTCAAATAGAAACATCACAAATGAAAATTGGAAGAAAAATTAAGTCTTCCTTATCaagctttaaattaaaaaatctcAGCTACGTGAAACGCAACTATGGCACTATGATTTTATAACATAATAacgataatgtaataatgtattagcctattatcattattattgttgtttttattattattacaatataataatatacaggctaataaataataataataataataataataatatcatcatcatccaagTTACCTTGGAAAAAAGACGTTGAGTTtcacaatgaatgaaaacatgttgaaagaaaaatgtatttgccttcattattattattattattatcatcattattattattatggtaaGAGCCCcaccgatactggatttttggggtcAGATACCGAAATAGTTATTAGAGTGTAATACAATTCATATATATTaaaatttatatatatttaaattaatatataattcaacaactataaatgttatatatgtatacacaatAGGCCAATATCTGTGATAATATCAGTCGACTAATTTATTATTAgtgattattattactgttatcaaGTGGGGTGGTGTACAGACTCTTGACTGGGACTGTATAATTATTAATTCACCTATATAACaccacattttctatttttacaaCCTTCGAGTCAGGTCATGTAGCCTAAGTATTATAATGTGTGTGATGTTCTCAATTATAACACATTCTAGCAAGTCACCACTCAAAGCATTTTAAGTTGTTTCTTATGGCTTTATCAATGGATTAAGATCCACATATTTGAATACTTATGAAATCCTGtgctttttatattaatttatatgcCTAATatagtttttccacaaaaaccaTCCATGACTACGCCAGTGTGTTGAACTGCTAGGTGCGATCACATACAGTGAAGTTGCAGACTAATCCACGGTTGGCTTTAAGATGGTGccacaaaactgaaaaatgtacCTTTAAAAACCAAATAATCTGCAAGAAAAGGTTTATGATTTAAGTCATACTATAGAGCAGAGACTTACAAATTATGATTGTTGTttacagaagagaaaaaaaatccaaacaaaactGCACTGAATCTGACTTTACAGGAAAAAACACAGCAAGACCAGAAGAAACATACCAACGCATACACAGGTGTGCAGAGGAAAATGAAATACAGTGGAAAAATAATCACAATACAACTGGTcaaaaagaaacttttttttattataagcTGTGTCACCAAGTGCAGCATTTGTgatcatttgtttgtgttttaaataaatattgctcAAGCTATAATCAGGTCTATTATttacttcacattaaaaacagaaaacgcTAGAAGACTTGATTGAAAACACAAATCCAATAACTTTATTTCTATAAATTCATTAACACCATCAGTATGTGAGTAGTTCTACATTAACCGTTTTTGCTCTAAAGTGTTTGTCATTATTACTTGATGTGTTATGCATTTCCTCCGTTTGTGAGGTAGATGCTTTACTCTAACGGCTTTCTGAAGTTTTTCCCAGCGAAACAAGCATCGTCTCCCAGCTCCTCTTCAATTctacatgaaaaaacaaacaaacaatagaaATCAAAAGTTAGCTTCCTCTGTTATTCTTACAGACTTGTACATATTATTGGTTTCATATAAAACCCTAACTTTCAGATTTATATACTGACCAAAACAGACGAAGCAATATCATTTAAGATCATTgaagtttaatttttaatacTATGGTAGTTGCAATTAAACATGAATGTATTGGTAGTATCTTATTTCACAAAATTAACATTAAGACATGCAAGGTCACATTTTGttcttaaatatataaaatttgATAAAAATTCCTTTGTTTGCATCAGGATGAGACTTACCTCAGAATCTGGTTGTATTTGGCCAAACGCTCAGAGCGACAGGGGGCCCCAGTCTTAATCTGGAAGTGTGTGAAAaacattgtgtaaaataattGAGATCATTTTTCCACAGGTATCGTAGTTATTATCTTTATCCGAGTCATGCATGATAATACCTatctaaaaacacattaattattgCATTTTGGCTTTTAGTCATTGGTGTCTTATTCACTGAAAGCTTTTCTCAAAGTAGTTTATAAAGTCAATTAATATAATCCTTACAATGGGCAATTTATTTTACTCTCAAAAGTTGCAGTCACACAATCAATGTTTGTAATATCTGATTTTACCTGTCCAGTGCACAGGCCGACCACAAGATCTGCAATGAAGGTGTCCTCAGTTTCACCAGAGCGATGACTGACCATCACGCCCCAGCCGCTCTCCTGGGCCATTTTACACCTGCAGGCAGAGATTTACATAACAGGTCATCAATTCATTCTGCACAATCCAGGTCATTTCATggtaaagtatatattttaatgtgcaTTTGACATTAACACATATAACAGATGTATAGTCATTTGACTTACGCTCTCATAGACTCAGTAACCGAGCCAATCTGGTTGACTTTAAGCAGCAGACAGTTGCAGGCAGACTCATCGAC contains:
- the rereb gene encoding arginine-glutamic acid dipeptide repeats protein isoform X2, yielding MDDLFSPRRSLNSTQGEIRVGPSHQAKLPELQPRPTPALQIQTESEDLMWTPGVNDCDLLMYLRAARSMAAFAGMCDGGSTEDGCLAASRDDTTLNALNMLHASHYDAAKALQRLVKKPLPKLIEKCWSEDDVKRFIKGLRQYGKNFFRIRKDFLPSKKTGELITFYYHWKKTPEAAGTRAYRQQRRQPSSRKAKTRSAAAPVNTPTRNYSVDASSASEDDLDSEDSEQEVKSCSHCGATTVSPTGSKDWHQGGRDNPLLCTSCRTYENKHGCLPPSQKSAGAPFMFKPVKEEEEVNSKHGMRTRRSRAPLSSLRSGHRRLTGSPTSEDQQSSSQTSPSGAVSHSLRTSSTDSKNESTKKTNKKIKDEVASPKTTKRVRENPAQEPDEPEKVTPKRPKTQDPQGSRSEVEAEVEEESSSESRSAQDDGSSDTKDIDQDNRSSSPSIPSPQQGNESDSDSSAQPNGVPSEPVPPAAVLPDTPVAQTLPSQGPPVTPQPQQSTPSADPAQSPPPPSPDAPQSAAGQSAAVVGPNSRPQPTSHSVLGPPSALGQDPLAFQVPPALSSVASQPQAPQRPPPFFRESQLPQPPLSGPQIKPPPTTPIPPSHKQLPHQAATPFPQMPSNLPPPPALKPLNSLPNQHPPGAPPPPLQMMPQPLPMQSLPTQLPVIFHAQTHPGKNSSSSNPSGAASHPLTSVTSSTVCPVPSLQSSFPPLPLRPSTTTTAGGSQIQIKEEPLDEEEVAESPPSPPRSPSPEPTISNIASHASQSARFIKHLDRGYNSCARTDLFFTPLSSSKLAKKREEAVEKSRREAELSARQEREREKDREREREREADRNARASSSSHDSRMSEVQMTVQAHGRPSFEQPPTTVAAVPPYIGPDTPALRTLSEYARPHVMSPTNRNHPFYVSLSPGDPLLAYHMPGLYSAEPSLRERELRNLRERELRERMKPGYEVKPPDLETLHPSANPMEHFARHGALALPHIPGPPHPFAQFHPGLNHLERERMVLAGPQLRPELSYAERLTAERLHAERMASVADPATRLQMLNVTPHHHQHSHIHSHLHLHQQDPLGQGSSPHPLVDPMAPGPRLARFPFPGGPIPNPLLSDLPHDHEMLRHPLFGAAYPRELQGPIPQMSAAHQLQAMHAQSAELQRMAMEQQWLHGHHLHGGPLPSQEDYYSRLKKEGDKPS